The sequence below is a genomic window from Aerosakkonema funiforme FACHB-1375.
AAGAACTTATTTAATCGTAGGGTGAGAGATTGTATGGGCGATGTGTTCAACACTTTCAACCAATAATTAAGTTCCCGTGCTGTAACCCACTATTTCACTACTTGTAACATAGACTCAGATCTTGCACCTGAGCTAAAAACCGGGTTTCTTGCAAATAGCTAAACCTGAAAGCCTAGATTTTTCGTAAAGCAACCCGGTTTTTCAGGTCTTGAATTACCCCTACAGTCATAGCGTTTGATATTGTGTCCGGTTGCATCGGTAGTATATGAGTGATGCTCTCATATTGTCTGTTGGAATTGAGGGTTAAATTTTTACCGCAGATGTAGGCAGATAAACGCAGATAAACGCAGATAAGAGAGAGGTTTTCATCATCAATTTGAAACTCCTCGCATCGCCAATAGTGCTGTACCGTAAGCAGCGGCTGTGTTTACTGGTGGTAAGATAGGTACTTGTAAGTAACGGTGGCGAATTTTTGTCCAAGTGGGATTTTTCGCACCGCCGCCAGCTGTGTAAACGCGAGTTAAAGGAGTTGCACCAAATTGTTGCAATAACTGATAACCGCGTGTTTCAATGCGGGCGATACTTGCCAATAAACCGTGCAGAAATTCGACTGGATTTTCGGGACGCGGTTCGAGTCTTGGCGGTAAGTTGGGGTCGTTGATGGGGAAGCGATCGCCTGCTTTCAATAAAGGATAATAATCAAGTAAACTCTCTTTTTTTGCATCTATCTCGCGGCTGAGATTTTCTAATTCAGTATCGGTAAAAAATTGCCGCAATACCGCGCCTCCAGTGTTAGAAGCACCGCCAACTAACCATAAATTTCCTAACCTATGACTGTAAATTCCATATTTTGCATCATCTACGCGAGTGCTACTCAATAGCTTGATTACCAAAGTAGAACCTAAAGATGTACTAGCTTCACCGGGAGATGTCGCACCGCTGGCGAGAAATGCCGCGATACTATCAGTTGTCCCCGCACAAACTACACAATTTCGTTTTAAACCCAAATTATTAGCTATTTCGGTTGTTACTTCACAAATAGGAGTTCCCGGCGCGATGACTGAGGGTAATTGAATCGATATTTCCAGATTTTCTAGCCATTTGGGATAACAAAGTTGCTCGACATCGTAACCGAGTTTCAAAGCATTGTGATAGTCTGTTATTCCCAATCTTCTATGTAAGAGAAATGCCAACCAATCTGCTTGATGGAGAAAATATTTCGCATTTGCAAACACAGGTTGCTGAGTCCACCACAAGAGTTTTGCCAGTGAGGAAGTCGCACTGATTACTGTATGATTTGGCGGTGCAATTTCTCTCACCTTATCCATCACTTCTATACCCCGCGCATCGTTATATAAAATCGGTTCATCGATTGGATTTCCAGCAGTATCGCACAGCAACACAGTGGAAGAAGTGCCGTTGATGGAAATAGCTTTGATTTGCGATCGCACTTGTGAGGGAATCTCTTGGATGAGAAAGAATAAAGCTTGCTGCCAAATTTTTGCTAAATTATCTTGTGGCGCAGAATTATCTTGTGGCGCAGGCGTCCCCGCCTGCGACTCATCAAAAGCATATTGCGTTTCAGATTGGATAATTCCTTCTCGGTTAATTGCGATCGCGCGTGCGCCAGATGTACCGAAATCGATGCCCAGGTAAAGTTCCATAAGTGCCTAATAAATTTCTTCAACTATGATACAATTTGACTGTTATACTAATTACCAATGCCTAGTGAAATTGCGCTTGCTGCAAATTTTTCGGAAATCCGTTACGCCCAATGTTGGGAAGATGCCGATATTCTGCTATCTGCACTCGATATCCAAGCAGATTCTGTTTGTTTGTCGATCGCATCTGGTGGAGACAACACACTGGCGATGCTGAGTCGCAGTCCAAAACGAGTCATTGCTGTAGATTTGAGTCCAGCACAAATTGCTTGTTTGGAATTGCGAGTCGCAGCTTATCGCGAATTAACTCATCCAGAATTATTGGTGTTGATGGGGTCAAGGAATGACTTAGAAGAACCAAAAGAAAAGATATCTTTTTCTCCAACTTTTAACCTGCAAATCTCCAAAATCAGAACTCATCTGTACCGCCGCTGTCGATCGCACCTATCGCCAAACGTGCGCGAGTTTTGGGACGATCGTCTGAGTGCGATCGCTTCTGGTATCGGCGCATCTGGAAAATTTGAGCGATATTTGGCGCTGTTTCGCCGCTACATTCTACCCTTAATTCACAATCGAGACGATCTGATCGGTTTCCTTCAACTAGATACCCCCGAAGAACGACATATTTTTTACGAAAATCGTTGGAATAATTGGCGATGGCAGCTTTTATTTCGAGTTTTCTTCTCCCAGTTTGTGTTGGGACGATTGGGAACCGACCCCAGTTTTTTGAAGTATGCTAACATTAGTTTAGCAGAGCATCTCTTGGCACGCATCCGCCATGCTTTGATAACCCTCAATCCGGCGGAAAATCCCTATTTACACTGGACGATCTTCGGGCAGCATTTGCACGTACTTCCCTACGCTTTGCGTCCAGAAAATTTCGATTCAATCCGGACTAACCTCGATCGTTTGGAGTGGCGATGTACTGCTATTGAAGATTTTTTAGGTAATTGGGATGAAGATGTTATCGATCGCTTTAATTTGAGTAATATTTTTGAGTTTATGTCTTTGGATAACTACCGCGATTTGCTGAGACAAATAATGCGAGTTGGACGGCGCAAGGGAAGATTGGTATATTGGAATCGGTTAGTAGAACGTCGTCGCCCCGAATCGATGGCTGACTGCTTGCGATCGTTATCCAGTTTGGCTGAAGAATTATATCAAAAAGATAAAGTTTTCTTCTATAGAGACTTGATAGTAGAAGAAATTATTTAATCGAATTGGATGACTGGTGATGGGTGCAACTCAAAACTCCGACTTCTTGAAGAGTTCGGGGTGTTCAATTCCAGTAAAAAAGACAAATGAACAAAGAACAATTACTAATTAGCAACGATCGATTA
It includes:
- a CDS encoding FGGY-family carbohydrate kinase; amino-acid sequence: MELYLGIDFGTSGARAIAINREGIIQSETQYAFDESQAGTPAPQDNSAPQDNLAKIWQQALFFLIQEIPSQVRSQIKAISINGTSSTVLLCDTAGNPIDEPILYNDARGIEVMDKVREIAPPNHTVISATSSLAKLLWWTQQPVFANAKYFLHQADWLAFLLHRRLGITDYHNALKLGYDVEQLCYPKWLENLEISIQLPSVIAPGTPICEVTTEIANNLGLKRNCVVCAGTTDSIAAFLASGATSPGEASTSLGSTLVIKLLSSTRVDDAKYGIYSHRLGNLWLVGGASNTGGAVLRQFFTDTELENLSREIDAKKESLLDYYPLLKAGDRFPINDPNLPPRLEPRPENPVEFLHGLLASIARIETRGYQLLQQFGATPLTRVYTAGGGAKNPTWTKIRHRYLQVPILPPVNTAAAYGTALLAMRGVSN
- a CDS encoding DUF3419 family protein — its product is MPSEIALAANFSEIRYAQCWEDADILLSALDIQADSVCLSIASGGDNTLAMLSRSPKRVIAVDLSPAQIACLELRVAAYRELTHPELLVLMGSRNDLEEPKEKISFSPTFNLQISKIRTHLYRRCRSHLSPNVREFWDDRLSAIASGIGASGKFERYLALFRRYILPLIHNRDDLIGFLQLDTPEERHIFYENRWNNWRWQLLFRVFFSQFVLGRLGTDPSFLKYANISLAEHLLARIRHALITLNPAENPYLHWTIFGQHLHVLPYALRPENFDSIRTNLDRLEWRCTAIEDFLGNWDEDVIDRFNLSNIFEFMSLDNYRDLLRQIMRVGRRKGRLVYWNRLVERRRPESMADCLRSLSSLAEELYQKDKVFFYRDLIVEEII